A single region of the Arthrobacter sp. PAMC25564 genome encodes:
- a CDS encoding polysaccharide biosynthesis protein, protein MRSVLLRLAGFTLLPLLALVLPFLLLPIIARVVGAAGWSSITSGQAIGVIAATIILWSWNISGPVEIARAGASPVRAALYSSSMRSRMVIAAVVLPLMTVIVALVAHAGFRLDAITMAWATALTGFSPAWYGIGTGQPRILAVFDTFPRFCAAVLSAPLIVLTGQVWTYGAMSVLATLAALVSFHRKFGESGTWFPKSPRNVMREIIPDAGTAGINLTGSAYASSPVPIATATVPSATATAGFASADSIYRLGIFSVVALGNTFQGWTLERDAADPRQRHLIALAAHALLGVAGGLFLALFGPWVSGVMFGEAVRADTLTCVYYGLSFFFLSASTPLIRNLLIPARRQRTVLLWTGISAAAGVFLMIVAGLSSNVPAVALGMAVSEALLFLGLLAPAVRALPAVARPATVER, encoded by the coding sequence ATGAGATCCGTTTTGCTCCGGCTGGCAGGCTTTACCCTGCTCCCGCTGCTGGCGCTGGTCCTTCCCTTTCTCCTCCTGCCGATTATCGCCCGGGTCGTGGGCGCAGCGGGATGGTCCAGCATCACCTCCGGCCAGGCGATCGGGGTTATTGCGGCGACGATCATCCTCTGGAGCTGGAACATTTCCGGCCCGGTCGAGATTGCCCGGGCCGGGGCCTCCCCCGTCCGGGCGGCGCTGTATTCCAGCAGCATGCGATCCCGGATGGTCATCGCGGCGGTTGTCCTGCCCCTTATGACCGTGATCGTCGCGCTCGTGGCCCACGCGGGCTTCCGGCTGGATGCAATCACCATGGCCTGGGCGACGGCCCTCACGGGATTTTCACCGGCCTGGTACGGGATAGGGACGGGGCAGCCCCGGATCCTCGCCGTCTTCGACACCTTCCCCCGCTTCTGCGCCGCGGTCCTCAGTGCGCCGCTGATCGTCCTGACCGGCCAGGTGTGGACGTACGGCGCGATGTCCGTGCTGGCGACCCTTGCGGCACTGGTGTCTTTCCACAGGAAGTTCGGCGAGTCGGGCACCTGGTTCCCGAAGAGTCCGCGGAACGTCATGCGGGAGATCATCCCGGATGCGGGGACCGCGGGGATCAACCTCACCGGGAGCGCCTACGCGTCCTCGCCCGTGCCGATTGCCACTGCCACGGTGCCGTCCGCTACGGCCACGGCCGGCTTCGCCTCCGCAGACTCCATCTACCGCCTGGGAATCTTCAGCGTTGTTGCCCTCGGCAACACCTTCCAAGGCTGGACGCTTGAGCGCGACGCCGCCGATCCGCGGCAGCGGCACCTCATTGCGCTGGCCGCTCATGCGCTTCTCGGCGTCGCGGGCGGGCTCTTCCTGGCCTTGTTCGGGCCCTGGGTCTCCGGCGTGATGTTCGGTGAAGCCGTCCGCGCCGACACGCTGACCTGTGTGTACTACGGGCTGTCCTTCTTTTTTCTCTCCGCCTCAACGCCGCTGATCAGGAATCTCCTGATTCCGGCCCGGCGCCAGAGGACCGTCCTGCTGTGGACGGGGATTTCGGCTGCGGCGGGTGTCTTCCTCATGATTGTTGCCGGCCTGAGCTCCAACGTTCCGGCGGTCGCGCTGGGAATGGCGGTGAGCGAGGCGCTCCTGTTCCTCGGGCTGCTCGCCCCTGCGGTGCGGGCCCTCCCCGCCGTTGCGCGCCCGGCAACGGTCGAAAGGTAG
- a CDS encoding glycosyltransferase, producing MNDLTTPERRKIRVSVCMATYKGEPFVQEQVASILAELGPDDELVIVDDASPDGTASIIEAIPDPRIRLVRAPSNRGYVRTFEEAVRLCRGEYIFLSDQDDIWIPGRVGLMIAALAKSQVVASNFDMLGGGPRPWIPRLRSTDSRRHLANLAAILIGFRAYYGCGMAFRRDALRYFAPIPRYVRESHDLWLAVCGNVAGSITHLDESTILRRLHEENQTPAGWRSLPKILAARVMLLRLMAEACRRTRKRF from the coding sequence ATGAACGATTTGACGACGCCGGAGCGGCGGAAAATCCGGGTGAGCGTGTGCATGGCCACCTATAAGGGAGAGCCCTTCGTGCAGGAGCAGGTGGCTTCGATTCTCGCCGAGCTGGGCCCCGACGACGAGCTCGTCATCGTGGACGACGCCTCTCCTGACGGGACTGCTTCCATCATTGAGGCGATCCCGGACCCCCGCATCCGGCTGGTCCGGGCGCCCAGCAACAGGGGCTATGTGCGCACCTTCGAAGAAGCGGTCCGGCTCTGCCGGGGCGAGTACATCTTCCTGTCCGACCAGGACGATATCTGGATTCCCGGACGGGTCGGACTGATGATCGCGGCCCTCGCGAAATCCCAGGTGGTCGCAAGCAACTTCGACATGCTGGGGGGCGGCCCCCGGCCATGGATACCGCGGCTGCGTTCCACGGACTCCCGCCGCCATCTGGCAAACCTCGCCGCCATCCTGATCGGATTCCGGGCGTACTACGGCTGCGGAATGGCGTTCCGGCGCGACGCCCTCCGGTACTTCGCTCCGATTCCCCGGTATGTCCGGGAGTCCCACGACCTCTGGCTGGCGGTCTGCGGGAATGTTGCCGGGTCGATCACGCACCTCGACGAGTCCACAATTCTCCGGCGCCTCCATGAGGAAAACCAGACTCCGGCCGGTTGGCGGTCGCTCCCGAAAATACTGGCGGCCCGGGTCATGTTGCTCCGGCTGATGGCCGAGGCGTGCCGCCGGACGCGCAAGCGGTTCTAA